In Lycium ferocissimum isolate CSIRO_LF1 chromosome 11, AGI_CSIRO_Lferr_CH_V1, whole genome shotgun sequence, a single genomic region encodes these proteins:
- the LOC132037334 gene encoding NAC domain-containing protein 73-like: MTCINIDSLNNVPSSNENISLTNESPKGTITTRTCPSCGHLIKSEEKAGIHNLPGLPAGVKFDPSDQEILEHLEAKVRLDAHKLHPLIDEFIQTLEGENGICYTHPEKLPGVTKDGLVRHFFHRPSKAYTTGTRKRRKVHTDIQGNETRWHKTGKTRPVVLKNKVKGHKKILVLYTNYGKQRKPEKTNWVMHQYHLGDNEDEKEGELVVSKVFYQTQPRQCGGNNNNNNSLLRNNCPPPPQVRTNIGQVGSQFVQCFNPTALISFEQFEHTNRQATPRLPNFNNLPDTSTFIP, encoded by the exons atGACTTGTATCAATATTGACTCTCTCAATAATGTTCCATCAAGTAATGAAAATATTAGTCTTACAAATGAAAGCCCCAAAGGTACAATAACAACAAGGACTTGTCCTTCTTGTGGTCATTTGATCAAATCTGAAGAAAAG GCTGGGATTCACAATCTTCCAGGGTTGCCAGCTGGGGTGAAGTTTGATCCAAGTGATCAAGAGATTCTTGAACATCTTGAGGCAAAGGTGAGATTGGATGCTCACAAACTTCATCCACTAATTGATGAATTCATACAAACACTAGAGGGAGAAAATGGGATTTGCTATACTCATCCAGAAAAGTTACCAG GAGTGACCAAAGATGGCTTAGTTCGACATTTTTTTCATAGACCATCGAAAGCATATACAACAggcacaagaaaaagaagaaaagtacaCACAGATATACAAGGCAATGAAACTCGATGGCACAAAACAGGCAAGACTAGGCCTGTTGTGTTAAAAAACAAAGTGAAAGGCCACAAGAAAATACTTGTTCTCTACACAAATTATGGAAAACAAAGGAAACCTGAGAAAACAAATTGGGTAATGCATCAATACCATCTTGGGGATAAcgaagatgagaaagaaggagaactTGTTGTTTCTAAAGTCTTTTATCAAACTCAACCAAGACAATGTGGTggtaacaataataataataattctcTCCTAAGAAATAATTGTCCTCCTCCTCCTCAAGTTAGAACAAATATTGGTCAAGTGGGATCGCAATTTGTTCAATGCTTCAATCCAACTGCTCTCATATCCTTCGAACAGTTTGAACATACTAATCGTCAGGCTACTCCTCGTCTTCCGAATTTTAATAACCTCCCTGACACCTCTACATTTATTCCTTga
- the LOC132035841 gene encoding receptor-like protein kinase HSL1 produces MQMQIFIFFFITLPLVICALNQEGLYLQRLKHSLSDTQGVIFSTWSEHDPTPCNWTGVTCNNNAGVVGINLSGASLAGPFPVFLCHLPLLSSLSLSNNLINSTLPLTISECRSLTYLDLSQNLLGGTIPEAIADLPYLRYLNLSGCSFSGNIPASFGRFRQLETLDLTENILTGKVPAVLGNVTSLKRLELAYNPFVPSHFPPELSNLTNLETLWLSMCNLVGSIPLSIEKLSRLTNFDVSNNGLVGSIPSKISQLNSIVQMELYNNSLTGVLPMGWSNLTKLRRLDVSTNKLTGTIPDELCELPLESLNLFENKFEGLFPESIAKSPNLYELKLFSNRFSGSLPSELGKNSALQNLDVSYNKFSGKIPESLCEMGALEDLIMIYNSFSGSVPDSLGKCWSLLRVRFRGNELFGEVPTEFWSLPQVYLLDLFGNAFSGNISHMISGAKKLSNLQISRNKLSGVIPSEIGQLKNLVEFSASHNELTGEIPGTLVHLGQLGTLDLSFNELSGEIPLGIQTMKQLSELNLANNGFSGEIPDEIGTLPVLNYLDLSGNYFSGEIPLSMQSLKLNKLNLSSNRLSGMIPEIFDKGVYRNSFLGNPGLCQGVAGICPSKGRGENERYLWTLRAIYTVAGFVFLVGIALFIWKYQKFKKIKKGITMTKWTSFHKLGFSEFEIPDGLDEANVIGNGASGRVYKAVLSNGEAVAVKKLWERTVKDETPHGHEFEIEVETLGKIRHKNIVRLWCCCDTGDSKLLVYEYMPNGSLGDLLHSCKAKLLDWPLRFKIALDAAEGISYLHHDCVPPIVHRDVKSNNILLDDKFGAKISDFGVAKIVNSASNGGVESMSVIAGSCGYIAPEYAYTLHVNEKSDIYSFGVVILELVTGRRPVGPEFGEKDLATWVLTTLNEKGVDQLLDPNLNSSFKEHICKVLDIGLCCLNHIPANRPSMRRVVKMLQESVPYNVPGMEHKNGILSPNFPKSV; encoded by the exons ATGCAAATGCAAatattcatcttcttttttattaCTCTTCCTTTGGTTATATGTGCTCTAAATCAAGAAGGGTTATATCTACAAAGACTCAAACACTCTCTCTCAGACACACAAGGTGTAATATTTTCTACTTGGTCTGAACATGATCCTACACCATGTAACTGGACAGGTGTCACCTGTAACAACAACGCTGGCGTCGTTGGCATTAATCTTTCCGGTGCTTCTCTAGCCGGACCTTTTCCTGTTTTCCTATGCCACTTACCTTTACTTTCATCACTCTCTCTTTCCAATAATCTCATTAACTCCACTCTTCCACTTACTATTTCTGAGTGTCGTAGCCTTACGTACCTTGACCTTTCTCAGAATCTCCTAGGTGGCACAATTCCCGAGGCAATCGCTGATTTACCATACCTCAG ATACCTTAATCTTAGCGGGTGTTCTTTTTCGGGGAATATTCCAGCAAGTTTTGGGAGATTCCGGCAACTTGAGACTCTTGATCTAACTGAGAACATTCTTACTGGTAAAGTTCCAGCTGTGTTAGGTAATGTAACGAGTCTCAAGAGACTTGAACTCGCTTACAACCCGTTTGTACCGAGTCATTTTCCTCCAGAACTCAGTAACTTAACGAACCTTGAGACATTATGGCTAAGCATGTGTAATCTTGTTGGTTCAATTCCACTTAGTATTGAGAAATTGAGTCGATTGACTAATTTCGACGTGTCCAATAATGGACTCGTTGGATCAATACCAAGTAAGATTTCCCAGCTTAACAGTATTGTCCAAATGGAGCTTTACAATAATTCCCTTACTGGAGTTTTGCCAATGGGATGGTCTAACTTGACTAAATTGAGAAGGCTCGATGTGTCCACGAACAAGTTAACCGGGACGATTCCTGATGAGTTGTGTGAGTTGCCACTTGAGTCACTCAATTTGTTTGAGAACAAATTTGAGGGGTTGTTTCCAGAAAGTATAGCTAAGTCTCCTAATTTGTATGAGCTTAAGTTATTCTCTAACAGATTTTCTGGTTCATTGCCTAGTGAACTTGGAAAGAATTCAGCTTTACAGAATCTTGATGTTTCATACAATAAATTTTCTGGTAAAATTCCTGAAAGTTTGTGTGAAATGGGAGCTTTAGAGGATCTTATTATGATATATAATTCATTCTCGGGGAGTGTTCCGGATAGTCTTGGCAAGTGCTGGAGTTTACTTAGGGTCAGGTTTCGGGGTAATGAGCTATTCGGGGAAGTCCCAACTGAGTTTTGGAGTTTGCCTCAGGTTTATCTCTTAGACCTTTTTGGCAATGCATTTTCAGGAAATATATCACACATGATTTCTGGTGCCAAAAAATTGTCTAACttacaaatatcaagaaacaaactCTCAGGGGTTATACCTAGTGAAATAGGACAATTGAAGAATTTAGTAGAGTTTTCCGCGAGTCATAATGAGCTAACGGGAGAAATTCCGGGCACATTAGTGCATCTAGGGCAGTTAGGAACACTTGATCTTAGTTTCAATGAGCTATCCGGGGAAATCCCCTTGGGAATTCAGACAATGAAGCAACTCAGTGAGCTTAACTTAGCTAACAACGGATTTTCTGGGGAAATTCCAGATGAAATTGGGACTTTGCCAGTGCTTAATTATCTCGATCTTTCTGGGAATTACTTCTCAGGGGAAATCCCACTTAGCATGCAGAGTTTGAAGCTTAATAAGCTAAACTTGTCTAGTAATCGCCTGTCAGGGATGATTCCGGAAATTTTTGATAAGGGTGTTTATAGAAATAGCTTTCTAGGTAATCCAGGTTTGTGTCAAGGTGTTGCTGGTATTTGTCCTAGCAAAGGTAGAGGAGAGAATGAAAGATACTTGTGGACTTTGAGAGCTATTTACACAGTTGCTGGCTTCGTTTTTCTTGTCGGGATTGCTTTGTTCATTTGGAAGTACCAGAAATTCAAGAAGATTAAGAAAGGAATCACTATGACAAAGTGGACATCGTTCCATAAGCTTGGATTCAGTGAATTTGAAATACCCGATGGGCTAGATGAAGCCAATGTTATTGGAAACGGAGCTTCAGGAAGAGTTTACAAAGCTGTTCTAAGCAATGGCGAGGCAGTAGCAGTCAAGAAACTATGGGAGAGAACAGTTAAAGATGAAACCCCTCATGGACACGAgtttgaaattgaagttgaaactCTGGGTAAAATTAGGCACAAGAATATTGTGAGATTGTGGTGCTGTTGTGATACTGGGGATAGCAAGCTCTTGGTATACGAGTACATGCCAAATGGAAGTTTGGGCGATTTGCTGCACAGTTGCAAGGCCaaattgttggattggccgTTGAGATTCAAAATAGCTTTAGATGCAGCTGAGGGTATATCTTATTTGCACCATGATTGTGTTCCTCCAATTGTTCATCGGGATGTTAAGTCAAACAACATATTGCTGGATGATAAGTTTGGAGCCAAAATTTCAGATTTTGGCGTGGCAAAAATTGTTAATTCAGCCAGCAACGGTGGAGTCGAATCCATGTCTGTAATTGCTGGTTCCTGTGGTTACATTGCACCAG AGTATGCCTATACACTTCATGTGAATGAAAAGAGCGACATATATAGCTTTGGAGTGGTCATTTTGGAGCTGGTGACAGGCAGAAGACCAGTTGGTCCAGAATTTGGGGAGAAAGATCTAGCTACTTGGGTGCTCACGACCTTGAACGAGAAAGGAGTCGATCAGTTGCTCGACCCAAATCTGAATTCTAGCTTCAAAGAACATATATGCAAGGTTCTTGATATTGGTCTATGTTGTCTTAACCATATTCCAGCTAATCGTCCCTCAATGCGCAGAGTTGTGAAAATGCTCCAAGAATCAGTTCCTTATAATGTGCCAGGAATGGAACACAAGAATGGTATACTTTCCCCTAACTTTCCAAAGTCAGTTTAG